The following proteins are co-located in the Macadamia integrifolia cultivar HAES 741 chromosome 3, SCU_Mint_v3, whole genome shotgun sequence genome:
- the LOC122074786 gene encoding protein ABHD11 isoform X3: protein MAGILNYPSCGRGENSVTNAGRGLGFCSTISIKRRVTTRISMPFEDDIFNSCQLALTHSSKVSKVTRPSIQMALVEERLSCGQKVTKTSEILAYDLVQGALVNWSSVMDKSIPEPPTAVLLHGILGSRKNWGSFARRLAQEFPTWQFLLVDLRCHGDSSSIKKRGPHTVGSTALDVLKLVAHLRVTPRVLIGHSFGGKVALSMVEQAAKPLARPVRVWVLDATPGKVRAGGDQEDHPAELIAFLSRLPKQVSSKRAIVDALIQEGFSVDVAQWVVTNLRQISPPGLSSSSFSWVFDLNGISEMYKSYEETNLWKIVDDVPQGVHVNFLKAERSLHRWALEDLQRIHAAEELAVDEGGGVQMHVLEDAGHWVHADNPDGLFRILSSTFQGSRI, encoded by the exons ATGGCAGGAATTTTGAATTATCCTTCGTGCGGACGAGGGGAAAATTCAGTAACTAATGCAGGGAgggggttagggttttgttctACCATCAGTATCAAACGAAGGGTGACAACGAGGATTTCCATGCCTTTCGAG GATGACATATTCAACTCCTGTCAATTGGCTCTAACTCATTCAAGCAAGGTGTCTAAGGTCACCAGGCCAAGTATTCAGATGGCTTTGGTAGAAGAGAGACTTTCATGTGGTCAAAAAGTGACAAAGACTTCTGAAATCTTG GCCTATGATCTTGTTCAAGGAGCACTA GTTAATTGGAGTTCTGTTATGGACAAGTCAATACCTGAACCACCAACTGCTGTTCTTCTGCACGGAATTCTTGGTAGCAGGAAGAACTGGG GATCTTTTGCTCGGAGGTTGGCACAAGAATTTCCCACATGGCAG TTTCTGTTGGTAGACTTGCGTTGTCATGGTGATTCATCATCCATTAAAAAGAGAGGCCCTCATACTGTTGGCTCTACTGCTCTTGATGTGTTGAAGCTT GTTGCTCATCTTAGAGTAACTCCTCGAGTTTTGATCGGCCACAGTTTTGGAGGCAAAG TTGCCTTAAGCATGGTGGAACAAGCTGCAAAACCTCTTGCAAGACCAGTCAGA GTCTGGGTGCTAGATGCAACTCCTGGAAAAGTTCGTGCTGGTGGAGATCAGGAAGATCATCCTGCTGAATTAATTGCTTTCCTAAGCAGGTTGCCAAAGCAg GTTTCATCAAAGCGGGCTATTGTGGATGCTCTTATTCAGGAGGGTTTCTCTGTAGATGTGGCGCAG tgGGTGGTAACTAATCTCCGCCAAATTAGCCCACCTGGTTTGTCATCGTCGAGCTTCTCTTGGGTCTTTGACCTCAATGGCATTTCTGAGATGTATAAATCCTATGAGGAAACAAACTTATG GAAAATTGTAGATGATGTGCCTCAAGGTGTCCATGTGAATTTCTTGAAAGCAGAGCGGAGCCTGCACAGATGGGCCCTTGAAGATCTCCAGAGGATTCATGCTGCAGAGGAGTTGGCTGTGGATGAGGGAGGTGGAGTTCAGATGCATGTCCTTGAAGATGCTGGGCATTGG
- the LOC122074786 gene encoding uncharacterized protein LOC122074786 isoform X2 yields the protein MAGILNYPSCGRGENSVTNAGRGLGFCSTISIKRRVTTRISMPFEDDIFNSCQLALTHSSKVSKVTRPSIQMALVEERLSCGQKVTKTSEILAYDLVQGALVNWSSVMDKSIPEPPTAVLLHGILGSRKNWGSFARRLAQEFPTWQFLLVDLRCHGDSSSIKKRGPHTVGSTALDVLKLVAHLRVTPRVLIGHSFGGKVALSMVEQAAKPLARPVRVWVLDATPGKVRAGGDQEDHPAELIAFLSRLPKQVSSKRAIVDALIQEGFSVDVAQWVVTNLRQISPPGLSSSSFSWVFDLNGISEMYKSYEETNLWKIVDDVPQGVHVNFLKAERSLHRWALEDLQRIHAAEELAVDEGGGVQMHVLEDAGHWKALGSTYTQFQRHLNCHVAVVGGYAILLLGPC from the exons ATGGCAGGAATTTTGAATTATCCTTCGTGCGGACGAGGGGAAAATTCAGTAACTAATGCAGGGAgggggttagggttttgttctACCATCAGTATCAAACGAAGGGTGACAACGAGGATTTCCATGCCTTTCGAG GATGACATATTCAACTCCTGTCAATTGGCTCTAACTCATTCAAGCAAGGTGTCTAAGGTCACCAGGCCAAGTATTCAGATGGCTTTGGTAGAAGAGAGACTTTCATGTGGTCAAAAAGTGACAAAGACTTCTGAAATCTTG GCCTATGATCTTGTTCAAGGAGCACTA GTTAATTGGAGTTCTGTTATGGACAAGTCAATACCTGAACCACCAACTGCTGTTCTTCTGCACGGAATTCTTGGTAGCAGGAAGAACTGGG GATCTTTTGCTCGGAGGTTGGCACAAGAATTTCCCACATGGCAG TTTCTGTTGGTAGACTTGCGTTGTCATGGTGATTCATCATCCATTAAAAAGAGAGGCCCTCATACTGTTGGCTCTACTGCTCTTGATGTGTTGAAGCTT GTTGCTCATCTTAGAGTAACTCCTCGAGTTTTGATCGGCCACAGTTTTGGAGGCAAAG TTGCCTTAAGCATGGTGGAACAAGCTGCAAAACCTCTTGCAAGACCAGTCAGA GTCTGGGTGCTAGATGCAACTCCTGGAAAAGTTCGTGCTGGTGGAGATCAGGAAGATCATCCTGCTGAATTAATTGCTTTCCTAAGCAGGTTGCCAAAGCAg GTTTCATCAAAGCGGGCTATTGTGGATGCTCTTATTCAGGAGGGTTTCTCTGTAGATGTGGCGCAG tgGGTGGTAACTAATCTCCGCCAAATTAGCCCACCTGGTTTGTCATCGTCGAGCTTCTCTTGGGTCTTTGACCTCAATGGCATTTCTGAGATGTATAAATCCTATGAGGAAACAAACTTATG GAAAATTGTAGATGATGTGCCTCAAGGTGTCCATGTGAATTTCTTGAAAGCAGAGCGGAGCCTGCACAGATGGGCCCTTGAAGATCTCCAGAGGATTCATGCTGCAGAGGAGTTGGCTGTGGATGAGGGAGGTGGAGTTCAGATGCATGTCCTTGAAGATGCTGGGCATTGG
- the LOC122074786 gene encoding probable alcohol acetyltransferase isoform X4, with product MAGILNYPSCGRGENSVTNAGRGLGFCSTISIKRRVTTRISMPFEDDIFNSCQLALTHSSKVSKVTRPSIQMALVEERLSCGQKVTKTSEILAYDLVQGALVNWSSVMDKSIPEPPTAVLLHGILGSRKNWGSFARRLAQEFPTWQFLLVDLRCHGDSSSIKKRGPHTVGSTALDVLKLVAHLRVTPRVLIGHSFGGKVALSMVEQAAKPLARPVRVWVLDATPGKVRAGGDQEDHPAELIAFLSRLPKQVSSKRAIVDALIQEGFSVDVAQWVVTNLRQISPPGLSSSSFSWVFDLNGISEMYKSYEETNLWKIVDDVPQGVHVNFLKAERSLHRWALEDLQRIHAAEELAVDEGGGVQMHVLEDAGHWVNRRHWGQPIHNFSVT from the exons ATGGCAGGAATTTTGAATTATCCTTCGTGCGGACGAGGGGAAAATTCAGTAACTAATGCAGGGAgggggttagggttttgttctACCATCAGTATCAAACGAAGGGTGACAACGAGGATTTCCATGCCTTTCGAG GATGACATATTCAACTCCTGTCAATTGGCTCTAACTCATTCAAGCAAGGTGTCTAAGGTCACCAGGCCAAGTATTCAGATGGCTTTGGTAGAAGAGAGACTTTCATGTGGTCAAAAAGTGACAAAGACTTCTGAAATCTTG GCCTATGATCTTGTTCAAGGAGCACTA GTTAATTGGAGTTCTGTTATGGACAAGTCAATACCTGAACCACCAACTGCTGTTCTTCTGCACGGAATTCTTGGTAGCAGGAAGAACTGGG GATCTTTTGCTCGGAGGTTGGCACAAGAATTTCCCACATGGCAG TTTCTGTTGGTAGACTTGCGTTGTCATGGTGATTCATCATCCATTAAAAAGAGAGGCCCTCATACTGTTGGCTCTACTGCTCTTGATGTGTTGAAGCTT GTTGCTCATCTTAGAGTAACTCCTCGAGTTTTGATCGGCCACAGTTTTGGAGGCAAAG TTGCCTTAAGCATGGTGGAACAAGCTGCAAAACCTCTTGCAAGACCAGTCAGA GTCTGGGTGCTAGATGCAACTCCTGGAAAAGTTCGTGCTGGTGGAGATCAGGAAGATCATCCTGCTGAATTAATTGCTTTCCTAAGCAGGTTGCCAAAGCAg GTTTCATCAAAGCGGGCTATTGTGGATGCTCTTATTCAGGAGGGTTTCTCTGTAGATGTGGCGCAG tgGGTGGTAACTAATCTCCGCCAAATTAGCCCACCTGGTTTGTCATCGTCGAGCTTCTCTTGGGTCTTTGACCTCAATGGCATTTCTGAGATGTATAAATCCTATGAGGAAACAAACTTATG GAAAATTGTAGATGATGTGCCTCAAGGTGTCCATGTGAATTTCTTGAAAGCAGAGCGGAGCCTGCACAGATGGGCCCTTGAAGATCTCCAGAGGATTCATGCTGCAGAGGAGTTGGCTGTGGATGAGGGAGGTGGAGTTCAGATGCATGTCCTTGAAGATGCTGGGCATTGG